The DNA region GGCGGCGCACCGCTCTCGTGCTCTCCGTGCTCGCGGCCCTGCCCGCGCTGATGTTCGCCGTGGACTGGGCGACGGGCGGGCCGGTGCGGATCGACGGCTTCGACATCGCCTTCGCGGCCTCGGGCTGGCTCACCGTTCTCGCGCTTAGCTGCGCCTTCCACAGCGACGCACCGGCGGCCCGACTCCCGGCGGTGCGGCCAGGGTTGGCGCTGATGGCCGTCTGTGTGCTGATGGGCGGCTCGGTCGTGCTGTGGCGCGACGGGGCCGACTCCGTCTGGTCGAGCGGCACGGTCTGCGTCCTGGCGGGAGTGCTGTGGTGGGCTGCCGCGCTCGTACGCGGCGACCGGCGCGGTCGCTCCGGCGAGGCTCCCGCAGGTGAGGCTTCCGCGGGTGGCGCGGGCGATCCGGCCGTGCCGCTGGCCCTGGCGCTGCTGAGCCTCGTCGTGCTGGCCGAACGTACGGGGATGCTGGCGCTGCTCGTGCAGAGCCGTATGCCCGCCTCGTATCTGTACGCGGCGGGGGCTCAGGCGGCGGTGCTCGCGGGGCTGGTCGTCGCGCTGGGGGTCGCTGGAGGGCGTCTCGCGCGCCGTGGCCAGGCGCCGCTTCCCACCCGCGAGGAGAGCGGCGCCCTGGAGTAACTCCCGTACCGGCGGGGCGAGTCGGGGACCGTGGCTGGTGTGCGGTCCCGGCCGGGGCGGGTCAGGCGCTCGCGGGTGGCGGTGAACGCCTCACCGGCCGCCGGGCGGAAGACGGGCTCCGCGCAGTGCCCGCGGCGCCCTGCCCGGTGGCGCTCTGTCCGGTAGCGCCCCGCTCCCTCGTCCCCTGCGCCGCGTCGTCCGCGTCGTCCGTGTGGCCGTCGGCCACGTGTGCCTCGCCCGCCTGCCGCGACTGCTCGACGATCCGCTGAAGCGCGGAGACATGGTCCTCCAGCGCGGTGCGTCCGTCCTCGCTGAGGTTCAGCCAGGTCCGCGGACGCTTGCCCACGTAGCCCTTCTCGACCTCCACATAGCCCTGCTTGCCCAGGGTCGTGACCTGCTTGGACAGCGCCGAGTCGGACATGCCCACGGCGTCGCGCACCCAGCCGAACTCGGCCCACTCCGTGGCCGCCAGGAGCGACACGATGGACAGGCGCGTGGGGTCGAGGAGGACCGGGTCGAGGTCGGCGTGCGTCATGTGCGGACCGCGCCCGTCCCGTGCGGTGTGCCGCGCTTGCCGGGCGAGAGCAGCGCCCTCTCCAGCGTGGGGCCGAAGAAGATCAGTACGGCGGCCAGTACCGCGCCGAGAGCGGTGTGCCAGTAGGGGAGGTCGAGGTGTGCTCCCGAGAGGCCGACCGCGAGCGCGAGGACCACGATCACGAGTGGCACCCATCGGGTCCGGGCGGCGGCGTTCCTTGCGACGGCCTTCCTGTCGACCCGGGCCGACCGGCCCAGCGCGCTCGATCCGCGTCGCGTCCGCAGCAGTATCGCGTACAGGACGATCAGGAGCGAAAACCCTATGGATATCCATGAGTTGGCGTCGCTTCCCAGGAAGTCACGGGAGGCGAGGTTCACCAGCAGCAGCACGCCGACGACCACCCGGACCCAGGTCGCGTCGCTCGTCGCGGTATCCAGCGCCTGCTCTTCGCGCCGGCCGATCTGCTCCAGGGCGCGTGCCGCCTCGTCGGGCGTAGGACGCCGGTCGGTCATCGTGACCACTCCCGTACTTTCTCTCGTCGGAACTACTTTCCTAGCGGGAAAGTAGCAGTCCGTTGTCCGGATCGGCAAGTGGTTTCCTGAGTGGAAAGTGCTTGGTGTGGAGGGGAGTTGGCGGAGGGCGGTCGTGGGGCGGCGCACGGGGGCCGTGCAGAGCGGCGTGCCCGCGGGCTGGTCACGCTCTCGCGTGGACGGATCACGCGGTCCCGGGCGTCCGCGTCAACTGCCGGGCCCCGTCCAGTGTTCGGGGCCCGCCCGGTGCTCGACCTGCCCGGGGGTTCAGGGCTTGACGGACCTGTAGTAGTGACGGGCCCCGCTGTGGAGCTGTAGCGGGGTCGTGTAGATCGCGGTGCGCCGGTCGACCTTCTGTGCCGCGTGCACCTTCTCGCCGATCTGGTCCCGGCTGTTGAGCACCGCACGCGTCATGCCCTCGGTCAGTGCTGTGTCGGTGCGTTCGGTCGTCACCAGCAGGTTGGCCACGGCCACGGTGTTGACCGGTTCTCCCTGCTGCACCGCCGGATAGGCGTCGGCGGGCATCACCGCGGCACGGTAGTGCCGGGTCTCCGGTTCCAGGGCGTGCAGCTTCTCCACCAGGTCGCCGAGCTGGACGAGTTGGATGTTGGTCTTCGCCGAGAGGCTCTCGATGGCGGTGGTGGGAAGGCCGCCGGACCAGAAGAAGGCGTCGATCTTGCCCTTCTCCAGCAGGTCGGGCATGCGGTCTATGCCCTTGTGCACCGCGTGCACGTCCTTGTCGACGTCGAGGCCCGCGGCGCGCAGCAGCCGTCCGGCTATGAGGTTCACGCCGGAGCGCTCCTGGCCGACGCCGACCCGCATCCCCTTGAGGTCCTTCGCGCTGCGTACCGGGGAGCCCGCCGGAACGACGAGCTGCATGTAGTCGTCGTAGAGCCGTGCGCAGGCGCGCAGCCTGTCGGCGCCCGGCTCGCCGTCGTCGCGGTAGGTGGCGACGGCGTCCGCCGCCGCGATGGTGAAGGAGGCCTTGCCGGAGGTGACCATGTCGAGGTTCTGCACCGAGCCCTGGCTGGCCAGCAACCGCAGTCGCACATCGGGCAGTTCGCGGTGGAGACGGTCCTTGAGAAGGCTGCCGTAACGTGCGTACACGCCGGTGGGCACGCCCGTCGCGAACGAGACCGTGCCGCTGGGGGAGGAGGAGCCGGCGGGGACGAGCCACCACAGCAGCAACCCGAGCACGACGACCAGTACGCCGGCGACTCGCGACGGGCGCCGCATGCCACGGTGAATGCTGTGGCTCATGCGGTCTGCGGTACGGCGGAGGCTGAACATGGGCGTGATCGTGCCAGCCCGGCGCCCGGGACGCGAGAGTGCGGGATTCGGGGACGCACACCGCCGCGCCCTCGCTCCGTCGGCGGCCCCGGGGACACCTACGGCGCTACGGCCCCGCGCTCATCGCCGCCGCAGCCCGTACAGCAGCTTCTCCACCGCATCGGGCACCACCGTCTCCAGATCCTGGCCTTCGAGCATCCCGCTGCCGCTCATCGCCGTCAGTCCGTGGAGCGTCGCGAGCGCCACCTGAGCCAGCGACTCCGGGTCGCCGGGCACCAGTTCACCCGTCTTCTGCGCGTCGGCGATGACGCCGAGCGCCACTGCGAAGGCCCGTTCCGCCGCAGCGTGCACCGACTCGGCCCCCTCGCGGTGCTTGCCCGCGTACATCAGCTCCAGCAGCGCCGCGTGCCGCGTGGCGAAGCGCACATACGCGTGTGACAGGGCCTTCAGGCGCGATGTGCAGTCCGGTTCGGCGTCGCGCACGGCGTCGTCGAGGTCCTGGCCGAGCCGTACGAAGCCCTCCTCGGCGAGCGCGTCCAGCAGCGCCTGGCGGTCCCCGAAGTGGCGCCGGGGCGCACCGTGGCTGACGCCGGTCTCGCGGGCGAGTTCGCGCAGGGACAGCGCGGCGACGCCGCGTTCGCGCACCGTCTCCTCGGCCCTTGCGAGGAGGGCGGAGCGGAGGTTGCCGTGGTGGTAGGAGCGGGCGCACATGGCGGCAGAGTAACCGAACGCCGCAGGCCGGGGGCCAGGTGAGGGCGGCGGGACTCCCAGGTGGGAGGCGGTAGTTGACTCCGAATGTTGTCACTGACTACATTCGGGGCCATGAAGAACTCCGCATGGACAGCACAGCAGCTCCCCGACCTCACCGGCCGCACCGTCGTCGTCACCGGCGCCAACAGCGGCCTTGGCCTGGTCACCGCCCGCGAGACCGCCCGCGCGGGCGCCCATGTCGTACTCGCCGTACGGGACACCGCCCGCGGCGAGGCCGCCGCCTCCACCCTCACCGGCAGCACGGAGGTACGGCGCCTCGACCTCGCCGACCTGGCCTCCGTACGGGCCTTCGCCGACCAGTGGCAAGGACCGCTCGACATCCTCATCAACAACGCCGGTGTGATGGCCGTGCCCGAGCGCCGCACCGCCGACGGCTTCGAGATGCAGATCGGCACCAACCACCTCGGCCACTTCGCCCTCACCAACCTCCTGCTGCCCCACATCACCCGTCGTGTCGTGACCGTCTCCTCCGCGATGCACCGCACCGGACGCATCAACTTCGACGACATCAACTCCCGTGGCGGCTACAGCCGTTGGGCGGCCTACGGCCAGTCCAAGCTCGCGAACCTCCTCTTCACCGCCGAACTCGCCCGCCGCCTGGAGGCCGCCGGATCGCCCGTCACCGCACACGCCGCCCACCCCGGCTACGCCGCCACCAACCTCCAGTCGCACTCCGCCAGCAAGCTGGAGAACGCGTTCATGGCCGTGGGCAACCGCCTGTTCGCACAGCGGGACGACATGGGCGCGCTGCCCACCCTCTACGCGGCGACCCAGCCGCTGCCCAGCAACAGCTACACCGGTCCGGGCGGCTTCATGGAGAGCCGCGGATACCCGGCACCGTCCGGCAGGAGTGCCGCCGCCCGCAACGAACGCGACGCCGAGCGGCTGTGGACCCTGTCCGAAAGCCTCACCGGAGTCGCCTTCCCGCTCACCTCCGCCACCACCGGGCCCGCCTGAACCGCAGGAAGCAGGCCGCGGCTCACGCACCGCGGCAGGCTCCGCCCGCAGCGCCCACGGGCCCGTGAGCGGGGGGCGTGCGCCGCGCCCGAGCGCGTACCCTGTCGGACTGAGATGACTGCGAAGACTTATGAGCTGCGGACGTTCGGCTGCCAGATGAACGTCCACGACAGCGAGCGGATGGCGGGCCTGCTGGAGGAGGCGGGCTACGTACGCGCGCCCGAGGGCGCGGGGGGCGCCGACGGCGGCAGCGGGTCCGGCGCGGACCTCGTCGTCTTCAACACCTGCGCGGTGCGGGAGAACGCCGACAACCGCCTGTACGGCAACCTGGGTCAGCTCGCGCCCAAGAAGGCGGCCAGGCCCGGCATGCAGATCGCCGTCGGCGGCTGCCTGGCGCAGAAGGACCGCGAGACGATCGTGAAGAAGGCCCCCTGGGTCGACGTCGTCTTCGGCACCCACAACGTCGGCAAGCTGCCGGTGCTGCTGGAGCGCGCCCGCGTACGGCAGGAGGCGCAGGTCGAGATCGCCGAGTCGCTGGAGGCGTTCCCCTCGACGCTGCCCACGCGGCGCGAGAGCGCGTACGCGGCCTGGGTGTCGGTCTCCGTCGGATGCAACAACACCTGCACCTTCTGCATCGTTCCGCAGCTACGCGGCAAGGAGAAGGACCGCAGGCCCGGCGACATCCTCGCGGAGATCGAGGCACTGGTCGCCGAGGGAGTCACCGAGATCACGCTGCTCGGGCAGAACGTCAACGCCTACGGCTCCGACATCGGCGACCGCGAGGCGTTCAGCAAGCTGCTGCGGGCCTGCGGACGCGTCGAGGGCCTGGAGCGGGTCCGGTTCACCTCGCCGCATCCGCGCGACTTCACGGACGACGTGATCGAGGCGATGGCGGAGACGCCCAATGTGATGCCGCAGCTCCACATGCCGCTCCAGTCGGGCTCGTCCCGCGTACTGAAGGCGATGCGGCGCTCCTACCGCCAGGAGCGCTTCCTCAAGATCATCGAGAACGTCCGTGCC from Streptomyces marispadix includes:
- a CDS encoding winged helix-turn-helix domain-containing protein, whose protein sequence is MTHADLDPVLLDPTRLSIVSLLAATEWAEFGWVRDAVGMSDSALSKQVTTLGKQGYVEVEKGYVGKRPRTWLNLSEDGRTALEDHVSALQRIVEQSRQAGEAHVADGHTDDADDAAQGTRERGATGQSATGQGAAGTARSPSSARRPVRRSPPPASA
- a CDS encoding OPT/YSL family transporter produces the protein MTDRRPTPDEAARALEQIGRREEQALDTATSDATWVRVVVGVLLLVNLASRDFLGSDANSWISIGFSLLIVLYAILLRTRRGSSALGRSARVDRKAVARNAAARTRWVPLVIVVLALAVGLSGAHLDLPYWHTALGAVLAAVLIFFGPTLERALLSPGKRGTPHGTGAVRT
- a CDS encoding TAXI family TRAP transporter solute-binding subunit codes for the protein MSHSIHRGMRRPSRVAGVLVVVLGLLLWWLVPAGSSSPSGTVSFATGVPTGVYARYGSLLKDRLHRELPDVRLRLLASQGSVQNLDMVTSGKASFTIAAADAVATYRDDGEPGADRLRACARLYDDYMQLVVPAGSPVRSAKDLKGMRVGVGQERSGVNLIAGRLLRAAGLDVDKDVHAVHKGIDRMPDLLEKGKIDAFFWSGGLPTTAIESLSAKTNIQLVQLGDLVEKLHALEPETRHYRAAVMPADAYPAVQQGEPVNTVAVANLLVTTERTDTALTEGMTRAVLNSRDQIGEKVHAAQKVDRRTAIYTTPLQLHSGARHYYRSVKP
- a CDS encoding TetR/AcrR family transcriptional regulator yields the protein MCARSYHHGNLRSALLARAEETVRERGVAALSLRELARETGVSHGAPRRHFGDRQALLDALAEEGFVRLGQDLDDAVRDAEPDCTSRLKALSHAYVRFATRHAALLELMYAGKHREGAESVHAAAERAFAVALGVIADAQKTGELVPGDPESLAQVALATLHGLTAMSGSGMLEGQDLETVVPDAVEKLLYGLRRR
- a CDS encoding oxidoreductase yields the protein MKNSAWTAQQLPDLTGRTVVVTGANSGLGLVTARETARAGAHVVLAVRDTARGEAAASTLTGSTEVRRLDLADLASVRAFADQWQGPLDILINNAGVMAVPERRTADGFEMQIGTNHLGHFALTNLLLPHITRRVVTVSSAMHRTGRINFDDINSRGGYSRWAAYGQSKLANLLFTAELARRLEAAGSPVTAHAAHPGYAATNLQSHSASKLENAFMAVGNRLFAQRDDMGALPTLYAATQPLPSNSYTGPGGFMESRGYPAPSGRSAAARNERDAERLWTLSESLTGVAFPLTSATTGPA
- the miaB gene encoding tRNA (N6-isopentenyl adenosine(37)-C2)-methylthiotransferase MiaB, whose protein sequence is MTAKTYELRTFGCQMNVHDSERMAGLLEEAGYVRAPEGAGGADGGSGSGADLVVFNTCAVRENADNRLYGNLGQLAPKKAARPGMQIAVGGCLAQKDRETIVKKAPWVDVVFGTHNVGKLPVLLERARVRQEAQVEIAESLEAFPSTLPTRRESAYAAWVSVSVGCNNTCTFCIVPQLRGKEKDRRPGDILAEIEALVAEGVTEITLLGQNVNAYGSDIGDREAFSKLLRACGRVEGLERVRFTSPHPRDFTDDVIEAMAETPNVMPQLHMPLQSGSSRVLKAMRRSYRQERFLKIIENVRAAMPEAAISTDIIVGFPGETEEDFEETLHVVREARFAQAFTFQYSKRPGTPAAEMDGQIPKKTVQERYERLVALQEEISWEENKKQVGRTLELLVAEGEGRKNDATNRQSGRAPDNRLVHFARPEVPVRPGDLATVEVTYAAPHHLLAETPPAAVRRTRAGDAWEARNAAPAVESGQRGVMLGLPTVGAPAPQPAGAGGSGCQAC